The following DNA comes from Abditibacteriaceae bacterium.
AAAACGACGACGCTCCGCAAGGTTGACCGTGGCCGCACCGATCATCAACAACAACGGGGCGAAGGGCCGGGCGCGCATGGGCGCTCTGCTCAATTCTTGGCGTCCGCAGTTGCCCGACCATCGCGACCGGGTGTTCGCGCCTTCCGGGGCGGTTCTGCGGCCCGTGGTCGAGCCGCTTGGCAAGGCGCGCGGCGTCCGCATCCACGATCAGGGGATGACATCAAGCTGTACCGGGCACGCCGGGACGACGGCGGTCGAAATCTCGCTTTCCCTTTCGGGAGACACAAACCAACTCTCGCGACTGTTCCCGTATTACCGGGCGCGGGAAATGATCGGCGAGGCGCAGTTCGACAATGGCGCTTACTGTCGAGACATTTTCAAATCCTTCGTCAAGTTCGGTTGCCCGCATGAATCGAAATGGAGATTCACGACGCCGAACATTACGAAGGCACCGAGCGCGACGAGTGTCGCCGAAGCCGCGAAGCTTCGCGACACGCTGTTCGCTGGCGTCGTCTACGAATCGTGCCGCTCGCTCGAACAGATTGTCGGCGCGATCAACGACGGTTTCGCGGTCATGTTCGGGTTCGCCGCGTATGAGTCGATTTACGGGCTCTCGAAGACGAACGCGGTCTTACCCCTTCCCGGACCGAACGATAGGCCGCTAGGCGGTCATGCCGTCGTCGCTGACGGCTATGACATGGCGGAGCGCTTTCTATGGATCGAGAATTCGTGGGGAACGTCGTGGGGCATGGGTGGCCG
Coding sequences within:
- a CDS encoding C1 family peptidase, with the protein product KRRRSARLTVAAPIINNNGAKGRARMGALLNSWRPQLPDHRDRVFAPSGAVLRPVVEPLGKARGVRIHDQGMTSSCTGHAGTTAVEISLSLSGDTNQLSRLFPYYRAREMIGEAQFDNGAYCRDIFKSFVKFGCPHESKWRFTTPNITKAPSATSVAEAAKLRDTLFAGVVYESCRSLEQIVGAINDGFAVMFGFAAYESIYGLSKTNAVLPLPGPNDRPLGGHAVVADGYDMAERFLWIENSWGTSWGMGGRFKMPFNWITDQRRLADDFWIIRKP